One Nicotiana tomentosiformis chromosome 4, ASM39032v3, whole genome shotgun sequence genomic window carries:
- the LOC138910396 gene encoding uncharacterized protein has protein sequence MAVKGNDLSPHEIESVLLKKFGETLTRGDLTWYSLLPEHSIDFFEMLTDSFIKAHAGARKVQARKADIFRIAQEESELLREFVTRFQKERMLLLAVLDKWAAEAFNKGLNPRSLDASRKLKESLLEFQSITWVDVHNRYKSKIRIKDDQVGFLSSAIGREKNKEKLKDDFDIDRRS, from the coding sequence ATGGCGGTGAAAGGGAATGATTTATCTCCCCACGAGATTGAATCCGTTTTGCTGAAGAAGTTtggagagactctcacgaggggagacttgacatggtattcgctgttacccgagcattccatagatttctTTGAGATGCTCACAGACTCTTTTATTAAGGCTCATGCTGGGGCTAGAAAGGTgcaggcccgaaaggccgacatattcagaattgcacaaGAAGAATCCGAGTTGCTGCGGGAGTTTGTCACCCGGTTCCAAAAGGAGAGGATGTTGCTCCTGGCTGTTCTGGATaaatgggcggctgaagcattcaaCAAGggtttgaatccgagaagttTAGACGCTTCTCGGAAACTGAAGGAAAGCTTGCTTGAATTCCAATCGATAACTTGGGTAGATGTCCATAACCGGTacaagtcaaagataaggatcaaaGATGATCAGGTTGGCTTCCTGTCATCGGCAATAGgacgggagaagaataaagaaaaattaaaagatgaTTTCGACATAGATAGACGGTCTTAG